acatgttgttgttgaattatgatggagtgtatgattatatgttatgattgtggttgattgatgatgttgatctcatttcatgacttgggtatgatttatgttgagatgttgttgagaattgtgttgaatttgaagagatgaattgtggttgtttgagaacttattgttttgagaaaaattataataaacaatttcataacttgtacaaatgccccgaaacgagcgagttcaatgtgttagagcctcgggttgtgcctcggatcacttttgatgattgaggATTTTAAACATTCGATTTTTGATCGGAATTGGCAAAAACCCGCGGCCGAAACACGCGAAAACGCGCGTTTACGGAGCGCTGCGCCTGAGCAAGGGCGCTAGGCGCCCACAAGTCAGGAAGCCAGCGTTGGGCGCCCCACTGCCAGCGCCAGGCGCCCCAGACAGGGTAACATGCTTGTTGCTCCATGTCCGGGTGCTTGGGGGTGGTCGTGTGAGGGtcctaggcgatcgttttgaagtgttcttttgctgttttcacctacttttctactggaacacatttggctttgtcggaactttaattttctaaatggtttgaaacttgagtttgtgtcgtttcggtttttcggaaattgttggaacttggtctttgtgaacaaaaggagttgcaagcttagtctacagttcttatgggcttaggcaatgcttgtaaggttggtacaatgtcttaatcatgtcaaacttgattttcgggtgggaatgtggaatgtataaacttgggattttctcatacgaacttaggctaacctttgaactaatgatcgatagttcgtaagtggcctatgctcatacttatatgattgattaagattgaattgtaggatttcaaacttgaataagttgcctagctttgaaaattatcaatattGGCCGTTtaccacatgatttggattttttgtcggaaatgtttctttagcaaattgttttgtgagttattgaaattattcttgtatgactaagtgaagttgtatgaaggagtgattatattttggatatgatgtttatcatgagatgttgtttttccctattacttggaatatgagaatgcttgaaatggtgaaactatatgatatagttgatgttgcatgacattgttgattattgataattatgttgaagtgtgatggtgaatactatgatttaattgtgtatgggaATGTTTTCtggataatgcaatgttgtggagataatcaatataattgggtgttgtcctatatattgagtttgaaattgtgattgttgtcgcattatcgagtctttacacatgttcatgcatcatagtcgttgttgctgtaaaagggatgactcttttacttcgagattattgtaaggcagaggtgagccttacatgcgatgttgacttgtccatcggaggtgacgaccttgtagagatttggtaccgcatgcatttatgtgtccataagtgcatatcatagcatgagtcctatgtgaattatgtgattggtgatgaattgagatgaatgaatgttgctaatgattgtctatgactgatgttatgaatgaatatttatgattggataattattcatgtgattgatatatgtggatatgaactagcaagttgtgatataagtatttatgcatgactattattattcaagtacatgatattattgaatttgattattatctggattatgataatgtaatgcttacccccagtggttttaaccgcctacttgcctgtatgggtgagtagacgttgtgcaggagtagtctcggtgagtctttgcttgggtatcgggagcttcctccgatatcggtgtcgtgtcggctctgatctaggcttgtcgtgtcggtctagattaggttgtttatatttttcctttggattattattttgttgatgactacccgtatgtttgggttttgagatttatctttgggatatgatttatttgctcatggcatgtatatatttgatcactctgatttatattccgctgtaactgttgaggtttacatacatgtctatcggtttttgaattttgattaagacgtaatctctatttcttgaataaatgtattattcgcatgtttaattgcttaatagaaataggagcgttacagtTATGATATTACATGAGGTTACCTacgagttgttaaatgtacttgatgagggttatgttaagttgtcttctattcatgagcaCTAAGGGGATGTTAAGGAGAATTATTATTGAGTGTATATGATGATGTCTATGTTGTTaattgtaattgatgaattttatgcttattattgtttgagaaatctcaccccttctgcttggaaatgttgcccttcgtatgggtaacttgcaggtatttgaagattagtaggagtggtggctcaagtgtctagggctctgatacgtacgggatgagattttcttattgtttttcattcctatgtatcaatttttgaatattgctgatgtagccctatggttgttgaatttatgttgataaggcttttatgccaagatttaattatggagatttaaatagctgctgtttttgttttgatgcaaatttccgctgcaaaattaatgatgattttgaaggatgcttattaaatagattttatattctatttaagaaaacttgaaaatgtagtgtgacatacccgtttgggaattactctgatgcatgtttatttattaattaattgattttgggaaacggggtgttacataaacTCGATCGAGTTTACCGAGATTTACGAGTCTACgtctataaaaaatatatataaaaaaaattggcccCTTTTTTGggcatatttttttcaaaaccaaatttcttttctacaaGTCCAGAGACTGAAACATTTACTGAATAGTTATCTTTACAATAACACGTTGTTTCTGAAATAAaacgtttctttttctttcttctctaagTTCTCAAACCATGAACATGGGAGTACATACCAATTACGAGTCAAGTTGACCTAGGCAAAATGAGTTGAGGTAAACTTTCGAGTTGCAAAACCTTAGCTAGAAGTCTTATGGTAAGCTCATTAACAATCCTTGATCTATCTATAGCTATAAATAATTGATACTTTACTTAAATCATTATAgcttcttatgttaaaatcttgTGCAAATTACTAGGCTAAGTTGATCAGAATTAAAGCTTCTTCAAAAGTGGTACatcaatatgaagaaaaaaagtgagATGATTAAACTGATCTCAACTTATGTAGAGAAGAAATTATTTAgaagattttgttattgtaaGATCatttcaacttttcattttttatacaaGTGTTTGAAGAAACATCGACACAGACGTCAAACACAACACGGACTCCAATTGACATGTCAGTTAATGTAAACAAAATGTACATTCATGAAGAATTGAATCGCCAATTTCCCTAAAAAATCTAATAGATAGTGAACCATAATCAATGAtagtgaatcaaaatatcaaaGGTTTTTTCTATATATCATCAGTGACCAACTTTTGAGAATATTGAATTTGTCCAAGTATGCTGATCATATGTGTCACATCTTCATTAACTTGTTTCTCAGATTCCATCTTTCATTTTATTACTTTCTAAGTTTTTCTTAAAGTTCAAACTTAAATTATGTAACATCTTACTATATAGAAGATGAATCAATAGTCTAGCTTTGGTTAAAACGATCTAAAGATCAAGACAATAGTAAAAATATTCGAGAGAGAAAAAGTTTTGAAACTACTATAACTTGATCCATAATGAAAGAATGCAAGTGTGTATAGCTTAATAACTGAATAGCAATTTAACTTACTTCAAAACAGAAACTAACTAACCAAAAATTCTCCAATATAAACTTCAAAGTATAATTTCAATATTGACGTATATTAAAAAACAAGATCAACATTTGATTTTCAACTTACCTTTATGATCTCATAAGCCTCTTGTTTCAAAGCATCTTGGTGTTTATTGTCCAATTCTCTAGCATGAGAAACAAATGGTTGCCTCTCCTGAAGAGATAAAGAAATTAAGTGTTTATTGTCCAATTATCTTTATAATCACATATGGAAATAAAAATAGGCGAAATGGGTTGGTTCTTcgtgaattgaattgaatgttgTTGGAGTCACAACCAATGCAATAGCAACGGACATACCACAAGTTCCACTACATACATATACATTCAATTTAATTGTATTAAGTATAagcacaaaaatttaaaatacaaaaaatgaaagaaagaagaaaaggaacattgaattgaattaatgCATACCATTTGAAAAAGGCACTTCCATCAAGAGCATGAAGACGACGAATGGCGCAAACCCATTTTTTAACTCTTATTCCTCTTTGTGCCATATTACAAGTAATGAGTGATCCatgatgaaaataaacaaaacaagtaTTGAATGTGTGTGCTTGTTGGTGTTTGGTGTTGTTCAAATGAAATCAGAAAAAGGGTATTAACTTTTTCCGCTATGAACCCAAACCTTTCGTGTTCTCTAACTTTGGGACACAGCATAATTTGATGGGACACTTtcgatattttgtttttgaaaagaatTTGAGTTAGGGCCTACTAGCTCGGATTGATAAATTAAGTTAGGGACACTAGTTAAGGACATTagatagtaaatttttatgaaagtttatGTAATCATTGcactgaaaattgaaaagtttaacattttaaaaaataattacttgatttaaaatatttaaaacgtGTGCCAAGACACTTGTTAGTAAGACCctttagttatttatttgaGTAAATGAGCTTTTTCGTCCTTCAATGTGTATTCACGTCGAAAGACAcatgatttttttctctcttcagaGTGTCACGAATGGTTTTTATCTCTCTTCACAATAAAATTTtgccttttattattattttaaaataaatggtgGCATATGACACTTTGTGGTTGGTCAATGTCTCATTACATCGGTACCACAATGTCACCCAAAgcgaattaataaaaaaaaaattgaataaaattgaaGATAACAACAAGgccaatttgtttttcattttactAATGTATCCGACATGACACGGtcgtaattaataaaaaaaaaaaattgagtgatgATAATTGAGATGGTCATACTCTTTCATATGTCTAAAGGACATTGAAGTGAATttgatatttcattttcttctctttacaAGACGATAAATGAGACATATCTTGAATCAACGTTGTCCCATGccatgtttttccttttctgTATGACCTTTATTCATATGGTTGCAATTAACCCTCATATAGGTAGTAACACAATCACATAAATCCAATTTGTCATTCATATCGTGAAACAAACGCTTGCAACGATTCTTGGGTGAATATGGGTTGTGATTCTATTGATGGTTGAATGTTTATGACTTGTATTAGGATTAGTTTATTTGATAGTGAGTGACATGATTCGTGGATTAATTTGGTTTTTAATAAACAATACATGAATCGATTtgtaattacttttatttaaaaaaaagttaaaaaaatcaaaattttctaacaattttGTCCCTGTACACTTTGAAACTCCACGTCAGTGTTTAACGTGACATGTTGACACTATTAACGATGAGACTTGATAgagagactaaattgattgaacTTGGTAAAATTCAGGGACGTATTAACTATTTCGATTAATCTGAGGATGAAATTGACTGGTGCATGCAAATTGAAGGATGGAAAAGCCTATTCACTCTTATTTATTTGACAAGGGAAAAAATTGATAGCTTAATTGCTAGGGATATTACATTATATATGTAtaggttggggttcgaaccctatacatgacaaaaaaagattgttaattttcttttcttaaaaacttataaatcaACAAGGACATAAGTTCAGTTAATAAGGAATTACCCTGCGAGGACATAAGTTCAACTTCTAATATCAACGTTAAGTTTTTTAAGTCTTAAAGTATGCCTCGTCAAATTCTTCGCGCTCTAAAAGGACCTTGAATACACGTTATCGTTGCGGCATAACTAATCGGGTAGAATGATTTACACCATCATTATGATTTACTGGTTACATACGATGGAATTGTTAACCTCAATCTCTTATTGATACTAATCAAAACCATGGTTATTGGGATGAAGAAACCTTACTAATTATTGGTGTTTTGATGTGTGTATTTATGGGTGTTGTGGCGGACTAGTGGTGTGGAAGAGGGGAGGAATGATTTTGCATTATTTGGTTTGgacaaaaagagagaaaaaagcatgagtttttatttttcaattattttaattcaatcgTTAATGaaccgatttttttttattttagaaataaaaaatgacacacATGTGTCTGACTCAGCTAAATTTATGTACACGTATACATTAACTTAATCCATATTAAAAGGACCGACATTTTTGCAAAAAGATTGAGAGTGAGATATgttatttagaaaataaaagattaaaattgtAGCTctgtgaaaattgaaattaaaagttcattaattttttttttgaaaatcggGTATCTCCGCACGCAATTTGCGGAGAGTCATCTCTCAAGTCTTGTGGAATCTAAATGGACAACAAACTCTTTTCAAGAATTTAACGTTGTTGAATGTCCAAGACTGGATTCGAATTCAATACCTTAATTAAATTAGAAATGACCCGTGTCATCTCATCTAAACGTTTTTTTGGtattaaaagttcattttagcaacaaggaagaaaaaaattatattatggaGCAATAAGAATTCGAAaagtttttttaagggaaaaataaaaaagttaaaaaagaaaatatatgtgTTCGTAGGTTGACAGCTTAAAACCACATTGCCTTTCTTTCTCATCACTGCTGCCGCCCTTTACACATATTCCAGCGCGCGCTCTTTCTTCCCATTTCCGGGTCGACCCATTTAGCTCATTTCCGGGTCGCTAAGCATTTCCGACCGGCGGTGATAGGAACCATTTATCAGGTAGTGATTTCTCTCCGTTAGTTTTTCCGACCCATTCTCGTCACTggcgctctctctctctctctctctctctctctctctctctctctctccattttcCGGGTCGTTATGCTTTTCGGTCACCGGTAGTGACAGGAACTTTCCGGTGGTGGTCAGGTCAGGTAGTGATTTCTCTCTgatgtttttctttctatttttatcccttCTTCAGTTATTACATTTCCGACCCATTTATCAAACACTGATAcgaaataacttatttaatgtAATTAGTATGTTTGTACCTCGACACCGACACGTTCTCGATCAGAAATGTCGGTGTTATTTCTTCCTTATTTTCAATGTGTATAACCCTATCAAGCACCCACatcaacattgataataatttgagaaaatgatgtaatttaatgtaatttttatgtTCGATCAGAAATGTCGATGCTACTGAGCTCGGCCTCTATTTACCTGttgggtaatttttttttagttttctgtTACACAGGGAGAATGGAAAGTAAGCATTACTTGTATGTCGACAATCCTTTCAAGGGAAATCATCTTAGAAAGATTGAAGTTGAACAAGAGTGTAAAGTTAGGGTCCTGTCTCGTTTTTTTCATAAAGTCGAAGAGTGTAAAGTGGAGCATATTCCACAGAGGGTCGTGTCTCGTTCTACGAAGAGCATTGAAGATTTAGATCAGTATAGGTATCAGAGTGAAAAAGTGTCAAGTCTCAGAGAGTGTGTTAATAAGAGAGAACATGAAGGAACGGATTCATATCCTCTTCCTCCTAAGATTCCCAAAGACTCTCGAAAGAGGCCGAAAGTTGAAAAGCCTAGgaaatccaaaagaaaaactaaacctTTTCTTAAGGCTGATAGATGCAGGGAGGCTTACAAAAGGAAAACACTTGATAATAACTGGGTGCCTCCACGTTCTACACCTCCTCTCGTTGAAAAGCCTCTCCTTCAAGAGGATCATTTCCATGATCCATGGAGGGTGATTGTTATATGTATGCTACTGAACCGCACTAAAGGTCAACAGGTACATTCATCAAAGTAtttctttagtttttctttATTGCATCCCTTATATTTTATGCTGATGTCAGTCCTGACTTTATTATGATACCGTTTCTTTCTATTTTAGTGATTAATGAATATTGTTTCTGATTTGCTTTAGAAAGGTTTACTGCTATTCTTCGTTGTTTTGGCTTTCTAAAATGTTAATCGTTTTCGGATCGCATTGCTATAATGTCATATTTGAAATTTATCTTCTTGAGGTCTTGCTTAGGAAATTATGATTAAGAATTTGATGCTGAACTGCTGATTCTGTTAGAAGCTTGTTGATGACTACATGTTGAAAGAGATGCAAACCGTTCGCATCAGTTGAGTTTTATTGAATTACTCCCAATCCCTATGAATTAGAAAACACAAGAtaacataaaaagtaaaaatccTTTTGAATCATTTTGAATTCATCGTAAAGAAGAACAGTGGCACATTGGCCACCTTTTTCTCTGTTTTAAAGACTTATAATTGAACGTGAATTCTGGTCTGCAATATTTTGTTTGGACAGGTTTTATTGCATTTGCACATATCGTTACACTTGTACACACGATAACCTTTTTGTAGTTCTGTAGAAAAATTTCCAGcttgtaaaaaattaattctaaattagtaatttagaaataaagaaGGATAATGTATCATGTATATTCTACATAGTGAATATGTTAGGATTTTAGCAGACTCTTGATTTGTTACCAAACAGTGCCCAACATTTTCAAAACAGTTCCGTTTTGGATATAATGGCAGCATACAATTAATGgaaatatcatattcaaaacAGTTCAGTTTTGGATTTAGTGGCAGCTTACAATTAATGGAACATTTTGTAATAACTGGTAATGATAGAATAATTTAGAAACTCTCGGTGTCAATATCTAACATTATTGGTGTCTGCTGAACATAGTGTAATGCAAACAATTCTCTGCGACATTATCGGTGTCACTTTTATTACAAGAATCATACACGAGTATATCATAGAAATTCAGAGAAATAATGTTAATGTTGTTACAAGGTTGGTTCCTACCCAAGAATCAAGAGCTTGCCCTCTCCCTCCTAATTATTAATCCAATTTTGATCGAATCCTCCCTCCCTTGACCTATTACATGAATGCATAACCATAACTGTCCTATACATGATCACACAATAATAAAAGAATATACTAAAGGGGAGGAAATAAGTTACACAATTTCTGCTGTGATATGCTTATGcggatattatttttattcatcaGTTTAAACATGTTATTTCCATTTTCATGTTGCTTCTATATAAGCTTGTTGATGACTTAACTTCTTTTCTGATGTTATTAGACTGTACCATAGTTCTTTTTTATAGTGACTGCCAATGAACACACTTTATGATGACATACTTGCCCTTCATTTTTGCCGTGATTTAACCATCGACTTTTTAGGGATGCTGCAGATTTAGGCAATGTGGGTCGTGTCCTTttcacatgatttttttttttctgatgcTGACTAACTTTCCCTTTTAACAGGGATATTTTGTTCGTGACTTTATCTATAATCTATGAATGTCTCAAAAGAGTGCTGATATTTTGTTCATTTATGACATGATTTGATTAATGTCAGATGAGGTGGATGCATGATTTGAGAATATGTTAAATTAAGAAACTTGCAAATTTATGTCCGAACATATTGCGTGTCATTGATAAGTGTTGCATTTTTGCTTTGGTTAAAACATCTTTTCTCTGTATTATGTTGCTCCTTTTGTATACCCTATTTTGAGTTAGCTTCTTATTTTGCAAAATGCAGGCAGAAAAAGTTTTAGCAAACTTTTTTAAGTTATGTCCAAACGCTGAAACTTGCATGCAAGTACCAAAAGTGGAAATACAAGAGGTAATTAAGACATTAGGTCTTCAAGTGAAAAGGTCAGAAAGTTTGCAACGCCTTTCTCGTGAATACTTAGCCGGGACTTGGACTTATGTTACTGAACTGCACAGTGTTGGCAAGTATGTGTGCTCTTTTATTAACATTTTATATGTCAATTTTTCACTTTAACAAGTTACTTTTAGGCTAAATTACAATTTTGTTCCCTCTAGTAGTTTATGCTATGTGTAATTTCGGTTcatctagttttttttagtgattttagTCCATTCatccttttttgtttctttaaaaccctcaaattattataataaattgaaaaatgtacaatttgaattgtttaaattgaaaaatgtacAATTTGAATTGTTTAAGTTTGTTTAGAGTCAAGCGAACATGGTTGCTCATTTTCTATATctataaaacttttgaaatttcttaattttaaactttatatatcaaattaggttttttat
Above is a genomic segment from Medicago truncatula cultivar Jemalong A17 chromosome 5, MtrunA17r5.0-ANR, whole genome shotgun sequence containing:
- the LOC25479885 gene encoding methyl-CpG-binding domain protein 4-like protein encodes the protein MESKHYLYVDNPFKGNHLRKIEVEQECKVRVLSRFFHKVEECKVEHIPQRVVSRSTKSIEDLDQYRYQSEKVSSLRECVNKREHEGTDSYPLPPKIPKDSRKRPKVEKPRKSKRKTKPFLKADRCREAYKRKTLDNNWVPPRSTPPLVEKPLLQEDHFHDPWRVIVICMLLNRTKGQQAEKVLANFFKLCPNAETCMQVPKVEIQEVIKTLGLQVKRSESLQRLSREYLAGTWTYVTELHSVGKYAADAYAIFCTGKWDEVVPDDHKLNKYWNFLHSIKDTL